Proteins from one Candidatus Methanomethylicota archaeon genomic window:
- a CDS encoding DUF2400 family protein, whose amino-acid sequence MDKRHLLVSLDLGLQRVLSRAFQLKVALNWRGVLEATRFLRGINPEDPTKYDYVLSRVSIMGYCAKNLARSQCYLCPLINICKSSKLPRIIEAKPLTSVEMEILEDFLKIHGGEFDKVVTEYTLGRYSADALMHAKTCNEYIVGVERELNYMAIGQAVTYRYLYYKHNGKMAKPMIICRKASRELKEVAQLEQGIEVVEVSEI is encoded by the coding sequence GCTTTTCAGTTGAAAGTAGCATTGAATTGGCGTGGAGTTTTGGAGGCAACTAGATTTCTGAGGGGGATAAACCCTGAAGATCCAACAAAATACGATTACGTACTTTCAAGGGTTTCAATAATGGGGTATTGTGCAAAGAATTTGGCTAGATCACAATGCTACCTATGCCCACTAATAAACATATGCAAATCATCAAAGTTGCCGAGGATTATTGAAGCTAAGCCATTAACATCAGTGGAAATGGAGATATTGGAGGATTTCCTCAAAATCCATGGGGGAGAATTCGATAAAGTCGTAACCGAATATACGCTTGGAAGATATTCTGCTGATGCCCTTATGCATGCTAAGACTTGCAATGAATATATTGTTGGGGTGGAGAGGGAGTTGAATTATATGGCTATAGGTCAAGCGGTAACATACAGATACCTATACTATAAGCATAACGGTAAAATGGCTAAACCGATGATAATATGTAGAAAGGCATCGAGGGAACTTAAAGAAGTAGCTCAACTGGAACAGGGAATTGAGGTGGTGGAAGTATCAGAAATATAA